A single Sporosarcina sp. FSL W8-0480 DNA region contains:
- the lepB gene encoding signal peptidase I: MSWIKSIAVACVIVFVVRHFLFSPVIVSGQSMEPTFESDNRVVISKIHKIDHFDLIVFHAPGVQEDYIKRVIGLPGDTVVMKDDRLFINGKEYKEEYLKENKKQIFKEENLTEDFEVIVPKGQLFVLGDNRRNSTDSRVIGCIDQESVVGKVGFRFYPLNSIGFPK, encoded by the coding sequence ATGTCTTGGATTAAATCGATAGCAGTTGCTTGTGTCATTGTTTTCGTAGTTCGCCATTTTTTATTTTCCCCAGTCATCGTGTCTGGCCAATCGATGGAACCGACATTTGAATCGGATAATCGTGTTGTTATTTCGAAAATCCATAAAATTGATCATTTCGACTTGATCGTATTCCATGCGCCAGGTGTGCAGGAGGATTATATTAAACGGGTCATCGGTTTACCAGGTGATACCGTTGTTATGAAGGACGACAGGCTCTTCATTAATGGAAAAGAATATAAAGAAGAGTACCTGAAGGAGAACAAAAAACAGATTTTCAAAGAGGAGAATTTGACGGAAGACTTTGAAGTCATTGTACCTAAGGGTCAACTTTTCGTCTTGGGTGATAATCGACGTAACAGCACAGACAGTCGGGTGATCGGATGTATTGACCAAGAATCGGTTGTAGGTAAAGTCGGTTTTAGATTTTATCCATTAAATTCGATTGGTTTTCCGAAGTGA
- the pckA gene encoding phosphoenolpyruvate carboxykinase (ATP): protein MISAKIENGLHELLSGNNVNIQPSVAELVEKATARGEAKLSADGALTAQTGKYTGRSPGDKYTVEEDSSKDKIDWGKVNQPISSEVFDSLYTKVISHLKKKDELFVFKGFAGADKNSQLSIQVVNEFAWQNLFVHNLFIRPTEEELKTHEAQFTILSAPSFKADPAVDGTKSETFIIVSLEKRIVLIGGTEYAGEMKKSIFSVMNYLLPERGILPMHCSANVGEDGDVALFFGLSGTGKTTLSADANRKLIGDDEHGWSDNGVFNIEGGCYAKCINLSQEKEPEIFGAIQFGSVLENVVLDPDTRIPDYDDNSLTENTRAAYPIQNIENIVTPSVAGHPKAIVFLTADAFGVLPPISKLTKEQAMYHFLSGFTSKLAGTERGITAPEATFSTCFGSPFLPLPATVYAEMLGKKIDEHDAQVFLVNTGWTGGVYGVGKRMELKHTRTMVRAAIAGELNNVEFEENAIFGLAMPKAIEGVPSEVLNPRNAWNNANEYDEKAKELADLFRENFKKFGHVSEEITLKGGPIA, encoded by the coding sequence ATGATCTCAGCGAAAATTGAAAACGGACTACATGAGTTACTTTCAGGCAATAACGTAAACATCCAGCCCTCAGTGGCAGAGTTAGTTGAAAAAGCAACTGCTCGTGGAGAAGCTAAACTTTCTGCAGATGGAGCACTTACTGCGCAAACTGGAAAGTATACTGGCCGTTCACCTGGAGATAAGTACACAGTCGAAGAAGATTCTTCCAAAGACAAGATTGATTGGGGTAAAGTAAACCAACCGATTTCCAGCGAAGTGTTTGATTCGTTATATACAAAAGTGATTAGCCATTTAAAAAAGAAAGATGAACTTTTCGTTTTTAAAGGCTTTGCAGGAGCTGATAAAAATTCTCAGCTTTCCATTCAAGTTGTGAATGAATTTGCATGGCAAAACCTATTTGTTCATAATCTATTCATCCGACCGACTGAAGAAGAACTAAAGACACATGAAGCACAGTTCACAATTCTTTCAGCTCCATCATTCAAGGCGGATCCCGCAGTCGACGGTACAAAATCGGAGACTTTCATCATTGTATCACTTGAGAAGCGCATTGTCTTAATCGGAGGTACTGAATATGCGGGGGAAATGAAAAAGTCGATTTTCTCTGTCATGAACTATTTGCTTCCTGAGCGCGGAATTCTTCCTATGCACTGTTCAGCAAACGTTGGTGAAGACGGCGATGTTGCCCTATTCTTCGGCCTATCTGGTACAGGTAAAACGACTCTATCCGCTGATGCTAACCGCAAATTGATCGGTGATGATGAGCACGGCTGGTCCGATAACGGTGTATTCAATATTGAAGGCGGATGCTATGCAAAATGCATCAACTTGTCTCAAGAAAAAGAACCAGAAATTTTTGGTGCAATCCAATTCGGTTCAGTTCTTGAAAACGTTGTTCTTGACCCGGATACACGTATTCCGGATTATGACGATAATTCATTGACTGAAAATACACGTGCAGCTTATCCAATTCAAAATATCGAAAATATCGTAACTCCGTCCGTTGCGGGACATCCGAAAGCAATCGTGTTCTTGACTGCGGATGCATTTGGCGTGTTACCTCCAATTTCGAAATTGACGAAAGAACAAGCAATGTATCATTTCCTAAGCGGTTTCACATCGAAGCTTGCAGGAACTGAGCGTGGCATTACTGCACCAGAAGCTACTTTCTCAACATGCTTCGGTTCTCCTTTCTTACCACTTCCAGCGACTGTATATGCTGAAATGCTTGGTAAGAAAATCGATGAGCACGATGCACAAGTATTCCTTGTAAATACTGGTTGGACTGGTGGCGTTTACGGTGTTGGTAAACGAATGGAATTGAAACATACACGTACAATGGTTCGTGCTGCAATTGCGGGCGAATTGAATAATGTTGAATTTGAAGAGAATGCAATTTTTGGCCTTGCTATGCCGAAAGCAATTGAAGGTGTTCCAAGCGAAGTATTGAACCCGCGTAATGCTTGGAACAATGCGAACGAATACGACGAAAAAGCAAAAGAATTGGCTGACTTATTCCGTGAAAACTTCAAGAAATTCGGTCATGTTTCTGAAGAAATCACATTAAAAGGCGGACCGATTGCTTAA
- a CDS encoding prolyl oligopeptidase family serine peptidase, with protein MYSNGTILHRRDYPSPNPNIRLEEITYWSDGFRVKGMLAEPVVEGKYEGIIYLRGGIQHVGMVRPSRIAQFASQGFVVFAPYYRGNRGGEGRDEFAGDDRQDAVNAVEVLKQSTCVNKERIHLYAFSRGGIMALWTAILREDITSVVTWAGVSDVVFTYNERKDMRRMMKRVIGGTPNSMPDAYRERTALFRVDEIDAPVLIIHGMKDDNVSFEQAILLEDALREHNKSYKTWYFPEYTHYFPALHNAQIVRDLCNWMKEQ; from the coding sequence ATGTACAGTAACGGTACTATTTTACATAGAAGAGATTATCCTTCCCCAAATCCAAACATCCGCCTCGAAGAAATTACGTATTGGTCTGACGGTTTCAGAGTAAAAGGAATGCTTGCTGAACCTGTTGTTGAAGGGAAGTATGAAGGTATCATTTATTTACGAGGCGGCATTCAACATGTCGGAATGGTGCGACCCTCCCGAATTGCACAGTTCGCTTCTCAAGGCTTTGTTGTGTTTGCACCCTACTACCGCGGAAACAGAGGTGGGGAAGGGCGGGATGAGTTTGCTGGAGACGACAGGCAAGACGCGGTAAATGCCGTCGAAGTGTTAAAGCAGAGCACTTGTGTAAATAAGGAAAGAATTCATCTCTATGCCTTTTCCCGAGGCGGAATCATGGCGTTATGGACAGCCATCTTAAGGGAGGATATTACATCAGTCGTTACATGGGCTGGGGTTTCGGATGTCGTATTTACATACAATGAACGAAAAGATATGCGTCGGATGATGAAGCGAGTCATAGGTGGGACTCCTAATAGCATGCCGGACGCATATCGTGAGCGTACTGCGTTGTTCAGAGTAGATGAAATAGATGCTCCGGTGTTGATCATTCACGGCATGAAGGATGATAATGTTTCATTCGAACAGGCTATATTATTGGAAGATGCCTTAAGGGAACATAATAAGTCATATAAAACCTGGTATTTTCCTGAGTATACACATTATTTTCCAGCATTGCATAATGCACAAATTGTCCGAGACTTATGCAATTGGATGAAAGAACAATAA
- the metK gene encoding methionine adenosyltransferase: MTNRRLFTSESVTEGHPDKMCDQISDAILDAILEEDPNARVACETTITTGLVLVIGEITTTTYVDIPKVVRDTVKEIGYTRAKFGFDWETSSVLTSIDEQSPDIAASVDQALEAREGTMTDAELDAIGAGDQGLMFGYACNETPELMPMPISLSHKLARRLSEVRKEDILPYLRPDGKTQVTVEYDEDNNPVRIDTIVISTQHSPDVTLEEIQRDLKEQVIQPVVPAELLDEETKYFINPSGRFVIGGPQGDAGLTGRKIIVDTYGGYARHGGGAFSGKDATKVDRSASYAARYVAKNIVAAKLADRCEVQLAYAIGVAKPVSISIDTFGTGKVEESKLVEIVRELFDLRPAGIIKMLDLRRPIYKQTAAYGHFGRTDVELPWEMTDKAKELQEKAGLSN; this comes from the coding sequence ATGACAAATCGCCGACTGTTTACTTCAGAATCGGTAACTGAAGGACATCCGGACAAAATGTGTGACCAGATTTCCGATGCTATTTTGGACGCCATTTTAGAGGAAGACCCTAATGCACGCGTGGCGTGTGAAACGACAATCACAACAGGTTTAGTTCTTGTTATCGGTGAGATTACAACAACTACTTATGTTGACATTCCGAAAGTTGTTCGGGATACAGTGAAAGAAATCGGATACACACGTGCTAAATTCGGCTTTGACTGGGAAACTTCATCCGTCTTGACCTCAATTGACGAGCAATCCCCGGATATCGCAGCAAGCGTGGATCAGGCGCTTGAAGCAAGAGAAGGCACAATGACAGATGCAGAACTTGACGCAATCGGAGCGGGTGACCAAGGATTGATGTTCGGTTATGCGTGTAATGAAACACCTGAACTTATGCCAATGCCTATTAGTTTATCCCATAAACTTGCACGTCGACTTTCCGAAGTACGTAAAGAAGATATTCTTCCTTATTTGCGTCCGGACGGAAAAACACAAGTAACAGTAGAATATGATGAAGATAATAATCCTGTCCGTATTGACACGATTGTTATTTCCACACAACATTCGCCTGATGTTACACTCGAAGAAATTCAAAGAGATTTAAAAGAGCAAGTCATTCAGCCAGTCGTTCCTGCAGAGTTATTAGATGAAGAAACGAAATACTTCATCAACCCTTCAGGCCGATTCGTAATCGGTGGCCCTCAAGGGGATGCTGGATTGACTGGACGTAAAATCATAGTTGACACATATGGCGGATATGCGCGTCATGGCGGTGGAGCATTCTCCGGTAAGGATGCTACGAAAGTGGACCGTTCCGCTTCATATGCTGCACGCTATGTAGCAAAGAATATCGTTGCAGCTAAGCTTGCGGATCGTTGTGAAGTGCAATTGGCATATGCAATCGGGGTAGCGAAGCCGGTTTCTATTTCGATTGATACATTTGGAACAGGAAAAGTAGAGGAAAGCAAGCTTGTGGAAATCGTGCGTGAGCTATTCGATTTACGCCCTGCAGGCATTATCAAAATGCTTGACCTTCGCCGTCCGATTTATAAGCAAACAGCAGCGTACGGCCATTTCGGTCGTACGGATGTAGAACTCCCATGGGAGATGACAGATAAGGCTAAGGAATTGCAAGAAAAAGCTGGTTTGTCTAATTAA
- a CDS encoding catalase: MNINESDKLNQNRNQNQNPKQEQLDEFRVLNAGNPMTSNSGRKISNDDRILTAGKRGPGLLQDIHYFEKMTSFVRERIPERRVHARGYGAYGEFECYQSMKQFTKAGFLQEAGKKTPLVVRFSTVQGSRGSKDTARDLRCLGVKFYTEEGNYDMTMISFPVLINQDPMKFPDLIRAYQPEPRTGMPQASGAHDNFWDYVANNPDALHMTLWVMSDRGILRSYRMMESWSVNTYLFVNEQDVATFVRFVWKPVLGSHSLLMDEAQKIGGIDPDFHRRDLREAINRGAFAEYELGVQLISMEDEHKFDFDILDATKFWPEELIPVQIIGKMTLNRNVDNEFAELEQVAFNPANVVPGIDFSNDPVLQGRLIAYRSAQYHRLGSKNYEELPVNRPICPFHNNDRKGYMRHRIDIDQTNYHRNSIEDNTPYTTPPEQGGYEHYPKKVEGHITAERPDKFYDYFTQPRIFWNSLSPIEKQHTIEALSYQIGSVQSDSVRQQSVDILVNVDKEMANIVADNVGVNRPNGNNVPVSTKYPSLSQASTPKYAYSMKVGVLIGNGFDGKEVTNTIQELEKYGVWVVIVSEMLGTVTGNDGTKLKVDETFLTTSPYLLDSLYIVGGQSKNEAKFNSDMTEFIHVAYKHYKPIGVAASGQSFLQGSEQNNLAGVVFASGNPNFGEEFVAAIAQMRFYDRR; this comes from the coding sequence TTGAATATTAATGAAAGCGATAAGTTGAATCAGAATAGGAATCAAAATCAGAATCCGAAGCAAGAACAACTTGATGAGTTTCGTGTTCTGAACGCCGGTAATCCGATGACGTCGAATTCAGGTAGAAAAATCTCAAATGATGATAGGATCTTAACTGCAGGCAAGCGAGGACCAGGGTTGTTACAGGATATTCATTATTTTGAAAAGATGACATCTTTCGTGCGCGAGAGGATACCTGAAAGAAGAGTTCATGCAAGAGGGTATGGAGCATATGGTGAATTCGAATGTTACCAGTCGATGAAACAGTTCACCAAAGCAGGATTTCTACAAGAAGCAGGAAAGAAGACTCCTTTAGTTGTCCGGTTCTCGACTGTGCAAGGTAGCAGGGGCTCTAAAGACACAGCAAGAGATTTGCGTTGCCTTGGTGTCAAGTTTTATACAGAAGAAGGAAATTACGATATGACGATGATCTCGTTCCCTGTATTGATCAACCAAGATCCAATGAAGTTCCCGGATCTCATACGAGCTTATCAACCAGAACCACGAACCGGTATGCCACAGGCTTCAGGGGCACACGACAACTTTTGGGATTATGTTGCAAATAATCCAGATGCACTTCATATGACATTATGGGTCATGTCCGATCGGGGGATTCTCAGAAGTTATCGAATGATGGAGTCGTGGTCAGTCAATACGTATCTGTTTGTGAATGAACAAGATGTTGCAACATTTGTTAGATTTGTTTGGAAGCCGGTTCTTGGATCTCATTCGTTGTTAATGGACGAAGCACAGAAAATTGGAGGCATCGATCCTGATTTCCATAGACGGGATCTTAGAGAGGCGATTAACCGTGGAGCATTTGCCGAATATGAATTAGGTGTCCAGCTTATTTCTATGGAAGATGAACACAAGTTTGATTTTGATATACTTGATGCTACTAAATTTTGGCCTGAGGAGCTCATTCCTGTACAGATAATTGGTAAAATGACGTTGAACCGCAATGTTGACAATGAATTTGCTGAACTTGAACAGGTTGCATTCAATCCGGCGAACGTCGTCCCTGGAATAGATTTTTCAAATGACCCTGTCTTGCAGGGAAGGCTAATTGCTTACCGTTCGGCCCAGTACCATCGTTTAGGAAGCAAAAACTATGAAGAATTGCCGGTCAACCGGCCAATTTGTCCTTTCCATAATAATGATCGTAAAGGGTATATGAGACATCGGATTGATATTGACCAGACGAATTATCATAGAAATTCAATTGAGGATAATACGCCATATACTACTCCACCGGAACAGGGAGGATACGAGCATTATCCAAAGAAAGTGGAAGGGCATATTACGGCAGAGCGTCCTGATAAATTCTATGACTACTTCACTCAACCAAGAATTTTCTGGAATAGTTTGTCACCAATTGAAAAGCAACATACGATCGAGGCGCTTAGCTATCAAATTGGAAGTGTGCAAAGTGACTCAGTCAGACAGCAAAGTGTTGATATATTAGTGAATGTCGATAAGGAAATGGCGAATATCGTTGCGGATAATGTCGGCGTCAATCGACCTAACGGTAATAATGTGCCTGTGTCAACAAAATATCCTTCCTTAAGCCAGGCAAGTACACCTAAGTACGCGTATTCAATGAAAGTTGGCGTGTTGATCGGTAATGGGTTTGATGGTAAAGAAGTGACAAACACGATTCAGGAATTGGAAAAGTACGGCGTATGGGTCGTTATTGTGAGCGAGATGCTTGGCACTGTGACAGGTAATGATGGTACAAAGCTTAAGGTCGATGAAACTTTCTTAACGACAAGCCCTTACCTACTTGACTCTCTTTATATTGTCGGTGGTCAATCAAAGAACGAAGCGAAATTCAATTCCGATATGACTGAATTCATACATGTAGCATATAAGCACTATAAACCGATTGGTGTCGCAGCGAGTGGACAGTCATTTTTACAAGGATCTGAACAGAATAATTTAGCAGGTGTTGTGTTTGCTTCAGGTAATCCAAACTTTGGCGAGGAATTTGTAGCAGCAATAGCTCAAATGCGTTTCTATGATCGAAGATAA
- a CDS encoding alpha/beta hydrolase: protein MWKWEAEGQPKALVVIVHNAYEHHLRYAWLIQKLRTGGFHVVTSDLPGHGSENGRRIHDETFESYISHVKKMIEVGMLDSLPVFVLGHGLGASLLMHILQREKLECAGFIFSSPWLSMKHQPSKFSGVLTKLSSSMKVNHDITIELLTRNYEMYIEFQNDRNYSSQVVASWYRELQAMMKSIITHEESIQDIPVLVHTGGQDKITEIATAKKWLVNQQLSDFQYKEWKRLYHDLYQEPEREEVYLFIESFMNNVLRSLGYIV from the coding sequence ATGTGGAAATGGGAGGCAGAAGGACAACCGAAAGCGCTCGTTGTCATTGTCCATAATGCTTATGAGCATCATCTCCGCTACGCATGGCTAATTCAGAAGCTGAGAACTGGCGGATTTCATGTTGTTACAAGCGATTTGCCCGGTCACGGTTCTGAGAATGGCAGAAGAATACATGACGAGACATTTGAATCATATATTAGCCATGTGAAAAAGATGATTGAGGTCGGAATGCTTGATAGCTTGCCGGTATTTGTACTTGGACATGGGCTGGGAGCTTCACTTCTCATGCATATTCTGCAGCGAGAAAAGTTGGAATGTGCAGGATTTATCTTCAGTTCTCCATGGCTTTCCATGAAACACCAGCCATCCAAGTTCTCAGGTGTACTGACAAAACTTTCAAGTTCGATGAAGGTAAATCATGATATTACAATAGAATTATTAACGCGTAACTATGAGATGTACATAGAATTTCAAAACGATCGAAATTATAGCTCCCAAGTTGTCGCTTCTTGGTATAGGGAATTGCAAGCGATGATGAAGTCTATCATTACGCATGAAGAAAGCATTCAGGATATACCGGTTCTTGTTCATACTGGGGGGCAAGACAAGATAACGGAGATTGCGACTGCAAAAAAGTGGTTAGTGAATCAGCAACTTTCTGATTTTCAATATAAAGAATGGAAAAGACTTTATCATGATCTTTATCAGGAGCCTGAGAGAGAGGAAGTCTATTTGTTCATTGAATCCTTCATGAACAATGTGCTTCGCTCTTTAGGGTATATCGTCTGA
- a CDS encoding histidine phosphatase family protein, translating into MTIIGFVRHGVTAWNKEGRAQGSMDVPLDEEGIEMAKRVADRLTTEKWDIIYTSHLKRASKTAEIIAEKMPNVELVEDPRLREVSGGMVEGTTEAERIEKWGEDWRLLDMGFESQEAIISRGLESIHEIRRKHPGDRVLVVSHGSFIKRLLNELITDTVYETSLDNTSLTIVELSDDKNSCRLFNCTAHLSL; encoded by the coding sequence ATGACGATTATCGGTTTTGTAAGACATGGTGTAACAGCGTGGAATAAAGAAGGAAGGGCGCAAGGCAGTATGGATGTCCCTTTGGATGAAGAAGGAATTGAAATGGCCAAACGTGTGGCCGATCGGCTAACTACTGAAAAATGGGACATCATTTACACAAGCCATTTAAAACGCGCCAGTAAAACCGCTGAAATCATTGCGGAAAAGATGCCAAATGTTGAACTTGTTGAGGACCCTCGATTACGTGAGGTTAGTGGCGGAATGGTGGAGGGAACAACGGAGGCAGAACGGATAGAGAAGTGGGGAGAGGACTGGAGGCTGCTGGACATGGGATTTGAATCCCAAGAGGCAATCATTTCTCGCGGATTGGAATCCATTCATGAAATTAGAAGGAAGCATCCGGGTGATAGAGTATTGGTCGTTAGCCATGGAAGTTTCATAAAACGGTTATTGAACGAACTTATAACAGATACTGTTTATGAGACGAGCTTGGATAATACTTCATTAACGATTGTTGAACTGTCGGACGATAAAAACAGTTGCCGGCTTTTCAATTGCACGGCCCATTTATCTCTTTAA
- a CDS encoding gamma carbonic anhydrase family protein has translation MIYPYNGKTPKIDPTVYIADYVTITGDVTIGANSSIWFNTVIRGDVAPTVIGERVSIQDLSCLHQSPGRTLLIEDDVTVGHKALLHSCVIREGALIGMGAIILDGAEIGEGAFIGAGSLVPPGKKIPPGCLALGSPAKVVRELNDDDRADMKRIIESYVEKGAIYKGMQK, from the coding sequence ATGATTTATCCATACAATGGAAAGACTCCAAAAATCGATCCAACGGTCTATATAGCGGATTATGTAACAATTACTGGCGACGTTACGATTGGTGCTAACAGTTCCATCTGGTTTAATACGGTTATACGTGGAGACGTTGCGCCAACAGTAATAGGCGAACGTGTCAGCATTCAAGATTTAAGTTGCCTTCACCAAAGTCCAGGAAGGACATTATTGATCGAAGATGACGTGACTGTTGGCCATAAAGCCCTTCTTCATAGTTGCGTCATACGTGAAGGTGCGCTGATCGGAATGGGCGCCATCATTTTGGATGGTGCTGAAATCGGAGAAGGTGCTTTCATCGGAGCCGGAAGCCTTGTACCTCCCGGCAAGAAAATCCCGCCAGGCTGCCTTGCGCTTGGTTCCCCGGCCAAAGTCGTCCGTGAATTGAACGACGATGACCGAGCTGACATGAAGCGAATTATTGAGAGTTACGTTGAAAAAGGCGCTATTTATAAAGGAATGCAAAAATGA
- a CDS encoding DUF3231 family protein — protein MGILSGNPKNEPMHYGEVIGCWAYSGANKGLISGYEAFINHAGDGDLIDLLKEAIEMMKAENKAVDKLLKDNGVTPPPSLPERAKANAEEIPVGARFMDPEISGAVSINVGQGLVSCSQVLGQCLREDIAMMFAKFHADRLLFGAKLLELNKKKGWIIPPPLNVHSK, from the coding sequence ATGGGCATTTTAAGCGGAAATCCTAAAAACGAGCCAATGCATTATGGTGAAGTAATTGGTTGTTGGGCATATTCGGGAGCAAATAAAGGATTGATCAGTGGTTATGAGGCATTCATCAATCATGCAGGCGATGGGGATTTGATTGATTTACTAAAGGAAGCCATTGAAATGATGAAAGCCGAGAATAAAGCTGTGGACAAGTTGTTAAAGGATAATGGAGTGACTCCTCCTCCATCATTGCCTGAACGTGCCAAGGCGAATGCAGAAGAGATTCCCGTAGGTGCACGATTTATGGATCCTGAAATAAGTGGTGCGGTCTCCATTAACGTAGGGCAAGGACTTGTTTCCTGCAGTCAGGTCCTTGGTCAATGCTTACGTGAAGATATCGCGATGATGTTCGCCAAATTCCATGCGGATCGTCTTCTATTCGGTGCGAAATTATTGGAGCTTAATAAGAAAAAAGGATGGATCATCCCTCCTCCCCTCAACGTGCATTCCAAATAA